The Bubalus bubalis isolate 160015118507 breed Murrah chromosome 2, NDDB_SH_1, whole genome shotgun sequence genome includes the window CCTTCTGGCCCTCCCATCTTGTCTATAATTTTAATTGCCACTTTTCTTTGGTGTTTTTTGGAAACTGCTTCTTTGACTTTTGAGTAGGTCCCTTCCCCAATGGTCTTGCCCAGCTGGTACCCATTGGAAAGCAGAAAGTCCTCCATGCTGTCTAGCACCTCCTTCCTTCCTATCACCCTCTCAGCTCATGCTGCCTCTGCGAGGCAGCGCTACTCCACCATCGCCCTCGGCCCGCTTCTTTTACCCCCAAGGACTTCATCCGCAGCAGCCCCCAGCGCTACAACATTCTCCGTCTGGACACAGGAGCCGCGGGTGGTGGGAAGGGAAAGGGTCAGACATTTTAAAACTCTGGCCCAATTGTGATGTAaatgctgtgtgaccctgggccaaAATGGGCAATGCCCCTATCTGCCCTCAGTACCACCGCAAAACCCAGCACGGGTTAAGTCACCTCCGTGCCCCGCCCCCGCGCCAGGCAGTGAGTCGTAGCCCCGCCTGTAGGGGTTGCTGCGATGTCTGCGCTCGGCCCGGGATGCCAGGCTCTGTTCCGTGGACGCCCCCATCGGGCAGCTGGGGGTCTGCGCGACCCATGGCCAGAGCCCTCCAGCTCCCGGCTCGCCGCCGCGCTAAGTGCCCGGGCGGCGCGGGGTTCTCCGGGTGGAGGAACGGGTTCTGTGAGGTCAGCGCGCCGCGGCCCGGGTCACAATGCAGCCCTCCCCCTCGACGCCCGGGCCGGGACGCGCCGCAGACACCTGCCCGGCTCCGCCTGGACCGGAGCGTCCTCCCGCGGCCAGGGCTCCGGCAGCTGCTTCCAGCCTGGGACCGGCCTCGGCCTCCGGCAGGTGAGCAACGGCCCGGGGGGCGGGCGCGGGGAGGGGGCGCCCGGCTGCCCGGGAGCGGCCTGACCGCCACTCCCCGCGCAGAGCGCCCCGGGGCCTGGACATGAGTGCCCAGGAGCCCCCGCAGGGTCGGAGATTCCCCATTGAGGCCGGAGACTCCCCTGGCCTTGCCGCCGCCCCCGAGTCCCAGGACAGCCCGGAGCCCGTAGCTACGGAGCACAACCCGGTCAGGTGAGGCCAGCGCCCCCGCCCGCGGCCCCACCCCTGCCGGCTTTCGGTCCCCAGACCAACCCGCACCCACGGCCGAACCTCTGGGACTGATGCGCCCCCTACAGGATGGGGTCGGCCGCCGCCTCAGCGCCCCCTGTCGCAACCCCGCTTTCCGCAGGCCGCTTCGACGCTGCCCCGGCTGCCACTGCCTGACGCTGCTGCACGTGCCCATCGACGTCTACCTGGCCATGGGCGGGAGCCCCCGGGCCCGCGCCACCTGAGTGCGCCTGCGCACGGCGGCTCCGCGGGAGCCGGGCGGGGACGGGGCCCGCTGCGGGCCACCACGCTGAGGTCGCGCGCGCGCCGAGCACGAGACAatgatgcacattttaaaataaaagaatgatgcACATTTTAATAAATCACAGCATAAACTGTTCTTTCCACTCCGGCTGACCGTGTCTCTCTTATCCCGTCGGCTCGGGCCCGCCGGCTGCTCCGCCCCATCCAATATCACCTTTCCCTCTGCTGCTTCCTCCCTTGGGCCCACCCCCAGGGGCCCGCCCTTCCCTCCGGGTCGGCTTGCTTCTGGCTGGGCACCAAaccctccccttttttttttcactggtCACGACGCCCTCCAGGGCCGTGCTTCTGCTTGGGCGCTGCCCTCATCCTTCTCCCCGACACTCCCCTTTGTCTCTCCAGGAAAATCAGCATTACTGTGCTGGACTCTGGGGGCCCAGAAAAGCTTGAGACTGGAGGAGATGGACAGACAACTCAGAATAAAGAGAATGGCCACCTACCCCGGGCCCATTTAATTCTCCAAAGATGGAGTTTGGTTTTGCTGCCTTCTGTTTTGTGACCCTGAGCCTCTCTGGCTTTGTTGGAGGGATTAGGGGCTGCCCCCACCATCTCGACCCCTGGTTTCTCCTAAGGACTGGTGGGGTCAGAGAAAGACTGGGGAAGAAGTCGTTTGAaaaactgatttctttttcctattttacaggtgagggaaCTGAGCCTTAAGCCACTTGGGCCCTTGGCCGGGGCCCCCCAGGTGGCTGCTGATGCTTGTGCACTCCTCGGTGGCCTCAGACTTTAGGCAGCAAAATGCATCCCTAGGAGGGGCCCATGACAGGAGGGCTGCCTGGAAGCTGAATGAGTATTTACCACCTTCTAATTTTGCTTTAATGAACctgtattattttaatatcagaaaaaaagatgtaACCCAAAGGTCAGGCTCAGTCTCCTGTCCCCTGAGATTTAAGGACACTTGACTCaacgtggggtttcccaggtggtgctagtggtaaagaacccgcctgccaatgcaggagatgcaggttggatccctgggtcaggaacatcccctggaggagggcatggcaacctacttgcctggagaatcccatggacagaggagcctggcaggctacagtccatagggttgcaaagagttggacacgactgaagcgactgagcacgcatgcacgcacatacaTCCCTGATTATCTCCTCTGGGCAGGGAACATGGCTGCCTCAGCTTCGAAGTCCTGGGAAGTCAgcactccctggcagtccagtggttagggctctgcacttccactgcagggggcacaagttcaatacCTGAgtggggaatgaagatcccaaaTACTACACAACACAGCCCACCACCACCTAAAAATAAATCCCAGGAGGGGAGAGCTGCTTCCCCCAACATGATGTATCTATTCCTGGGAAGGGCAGTGATTGGCCCATGTTTGGCCCAAATCACAAGCATGTTCTTTGGGCCAGTTACCACTGTCAGGGAGATGGAAGACTACAGTTGACCAGGCTGAGCCACAGGTAAACACAGTCAGGTGATTGACAGCATCGCTAGACTAGAAAATAACGGGTAATGATGGAGAAAAAACATTTCAGGAGCAGAGACTGCTTATGCAATGATCAAGCACCCCTGGGAGGAAAAGAAGCCTGAAAAAAAATGGATAGAGAGTTTGATAGGGGCCAGGGAACGATACAGCTCCATGGCAATGAGGAGCCTTGGAAAGTGTGACCAGGAGTCAGGCCGCTGGGTTCTCTTTCAGGTTTTGTGCCTGTCTCAGTCAATACAGATCTACTAGCCAGGCCTGTGCAGGACGTCAGCCATGAAACTGACAAACATGAGCCTTAACTCTCATGAAACTCACATGGCCTGGCAATGACCTGATGGGAGGCAGGTCCCTTCCTTCTGGACCCATTTCCTCactagcttaaaaaaaagaaaagcaccagCTGATCTCTATGGACCTTCCCAGCCCACAGATGCAGAATTCTTcccattcttcctttctctcttatctccctcatttcctttctctaggcTTCTGGAATCCTcctttccttcaaaaaaaaaaaaaaaaaaaaaaaaggtttactgCCTGTgagtttcctggtggcttagtggttaggATAACGGAATTTCATTCTCatggccctggttcaatccctggtcagggaactgagatctcacaaaCTGTGAGACGTGGccaaaaaagaagagggaaaattaaaaacttactgGCACTTTCATATGTTTGGTTAGTGAGGGATAACAAAAAATACGGACAAACACCTTGCCAATGGGCCAGACTCTGGAGCTAGATAGCTCTAGAATGGCCAGGAGCAAGAGGAAAGGGCATTCCAGGTGGAAGGAATACGGTGGgcaaaggcctggaggcaggGAAGTTTAAGGAATTCAGTTCAACCAACTTTCACTAACACCTACCTGGGACACACCAGGTGGTGACAGGTCCCTTCCCCTTGGAGAGCTCAGAATTCAAGGGACCCAGGAATGAGTTAACAGAAGAGAAGCTGGATCAGGGAGACCTTGTGTTTGAACTTGTTCTGTAGATGACAGGCAGAGTGCCAGGCTCCAACCTGGGTCACTtgactctatttttcttttccttttccataatGTTCTCTGttgcttcttcctttttccccCAGGAAAAGCCACTGGCCTAAACTCTAGTCCTAGATTTGAGTCCTGATTGTCATTTACCAGCTGTGCAACCTTGGGCTAATTATTTagcctctctgagtctctttctaAATCAGTAAAACGGGGCTAATAACATCTGGTGGAAGGTTTCAGTAAAGTCATGCACCAGGCAGGAATCTCAGGCACAGGTAGCACTGAGCAAAAGAGGACACTGCCTTTGGCTTCAAGGGGCAGCAGAGAGCCAGCTAGCCATGTCCCCAAGGGTTGGGTATCTGGAATCTCTCTTGCCTCCCTTTGTCAAGTTCCTATCAGTCCTGCTCAGGAGCTAAGGAACTTGGGAGCAGGGGGCATTTTCAGGGGAGTCCCCAGGTAGGAAAAGCAGAACTGCCTACCTCACCCTAGAGGATAAAGCTGTCCCCAGACCCCAAAGctacccaggtggcgctagtggtaaagaacctatctaccaatgcaggagacgtaagagacgtgagttcgatccctgggtctggaagatctcctggagaaaggaatggcaacacacttaagtattcttgcctggagaatcccaatgaacagaggatcctggtgggctacaatccatggggttgcaaagagctagacacgactgaagtgacttagcatgcatgcagaccCCAAAGCAAGGACCCCCACATCCCAGCCTCATTTTCTGCCTGAGGAATGGGGAGGGGCCCAGTCAAAGAAGGATCCTCAAATCCCTGCCTTCCCCGACTTCTCTCTCAAACACCTTATTAGCCAGTCCCTCCCTAAGGGACCCTCTTTTAGAAGGAGGGGGCGAAGTACAGATGGACCCCCCCCTCAGGTTACCATAGAGATGGCAGGGAAAGGGTTGCTGTATCACCATGGCAACAATTGACGTCAGCACTACCCTTTCTCATTGCTTGAAATGAGAGGGGGGCAG containing:
- the FAM229A gene encoding protein FAM229A gives rise to the protein MQPSPSTPGPGRAADTCPAPPGPERPPAARAPAAASSLGPASASGRAPRGLDMSAQEPPQGRRFPIEAGDSPGLAAAPESQDSPEPVATEHNPVRPLRRCPGCHCLTLLHVPIDVYLAMGGSPRARAT